The following are encoded together in the Oncorhynchus masou masou isolate Uvic2021 chromosome 5, UVic_Omas_1.1, whole genome shotgun sequence genome:
- the LOC135539379 gene encoding UTP--glucose-1-phosphate uridylyltransferase-like isoform X1, producing MSVFEDLSKAGMAEFQEKLRLQHETSMHKELEKLLTTAKGAEQEISKKDFEGFKNLFHRFLQVKGPSVKWDKIHKPPEDLIHPYDKIKAQVLPDSVAASLNKLVVVKLNGGLGTSMGCKGPKSVISVRNENTFLDLTVHQIEHLNKTFNVDVPLVLMNSFNTDEDTKKILQKYTHHRVHIHTFNQSRYPRINKESLLPVAKDLGVHGDHGDAWYPPGHGDIYASFYNSGLLDQLITAGKEYIFVSNIDNLGATVDLFILNHLMTQPKDKRCEFIMEVTDKTRADVKGGTLIQYDDKLRLLEIAQVPKAHVDEFKSVTKFKIFNTNNLWISLAAIKRLHEQNAMDMEIIVNPKTLDGGLNVIQLETAVGAAIKAFDNALGVNVPRSRFLPVKTSSDLLLVMSNLYSLDAGSLTMSKKREFPSTPHVKLGSSFTKVHDFLTRFESIPDMLELDHLTVSGDVTFGKNVSLKGTVIIIANHGDRIDIPAGAVLENKIVSGNLRILDH from the exons ATTTCCAAAAAGGACTTTGAGGGTTTTAAGAACCTCTTCCACAGATTCCTCCAGGTGAAAGGACCCTCTGTGAAATGGGACAAGATCCACAAGCCCCCAGAGGATCTG ATCCACCCCTATGACAAGATCAAGGCCCAGGTGCTGCCGGACAGCGTGGCGGCCAGCCTCAACAAGCTGGTGGTGGTCAAGCTCAACGGAGGCCTTGGCACCAGCATGGGCTGCAAGGGCCCCAAGAGTGTCATCAGTGTCCGCAATGAGAACACCTTCCTGGACCTCACTGTCCATCAAATAGAG CACTTAAACAAGACATTCAACGTGGACGTGCCTCTGGTTCTCATGAACTCCTTCAACACAGACGAGGACACCAAGAAGATCCTGCAGAAGTACACACACCACCGGGTGCACATCCACACGTTCAACCAGAGCag ATACCCGAGGATCAACAAGGAGTCCCTGCTGCCTGTGGCTAAGGACCTGGGGGTGCACGGCGACCACGGCGACGCCTGGTACCCGCCCGGCCACGGAGACATCTACGCCAGCTTTTACAACTCTGGCCTGCTGGACCAGCTGATTACCGCGGGCAAGGAGTACATCTTTGTGTCCAACATTGACAACCTGGGCGCCACCGTGGACCTGTTCATCCTCAACCACCTGATGACGCAGCCCAAAGACAAGCGCTGCGAGTTCATCATGGAGGTCACGGACAAGACCCGCGCAGATGTCAAG GGTGGCACGCTGATCCAGTACGACGACAAGCTGCGTCTGCTGGAGATTGCCCAGGTGCCCAAAGCCCACGTGGACGAGTTTAAGTCGGTCACCAAGTTCAAGATCTTCAACACCAACAACCTGTGGATCTCCCTGGCCGCCATTAAGAGGCTGCACGAGCAGAACGCCATGGACATGGAGATAATTGTCAACCCCAAG ACGCTGGACGGTGGTCTGAACGTGATCCAGTTAGAAACAGCGGTGGGCGCCGCGATCAAGGCCTTCGACAACGCCCTAGGTGTCAACGTGCCCCGTAGCCGTTTCCTTCCCGTAAAGACCTCGTCGGACCTGCTGCTGGTCATGTCCAACCTCTACAGCCTGGACGCCGGCTCGCTCACCATGAGCAAGAAGAGGGAGTTCCCCTCCACGCCACACGTCAAGCTGGGCAGCTCTTTCACCAAG GTCCATGACTTCCTGACGAGGTTTGAGAGCATCCCAGACATGCTAGAACTGGATCACCTGACAGTTTCAGGAGACGTCACCTTCGGAAAGAACGTCTCTCTCAAG GGAACTGTCATCATTATTGCCAATCACGGAGATAGGATTGATATTCCTGCCGGAGCGGTGCTGGAGAACAAGATTGTATCTGGCAACCTGCGCATCCTCGACCACTAA
- the LOC135539379 gene encoding UTP--glucose-1-phosphate uridylyltransferase-like isoform X2 produces the protein MAEFQEKLRLQHETSMHKELEKLLTTAKGAEQEISKKDFEGFKNLFHRFLQVKGPSVKWDKIHKPPEDLIHPYDKIKAQVLPDSVAASLNKLVVVKLNGGLGTSMGCKGPKSVISVRNENTFLDLTVHQIEHLNKTFNVDVPLVLMNSFNTDEDTKKILQKYTHHRVHIHTFNQSRYPRINKESLLPVAKDLGVHGDHGDAWYPPGHGDIYASFYNSGLLDQLITAGKEYIFVSNIDNLGATVDLFILNHLMTQPKDKRCEFIMEVTDKTRADVKGGTLIQYDDKLRLLEIAQVPKAHVDEFKSVTKFKIFNTNNLWISLAAIKRLHEQNAMDMEIIVNPKTLDGGLNVIQLETAVGAAIKAFDNALGVNVPRSRFLPVKTSSDLLLVMSNLYSLDAGSLTMSKKREFPSTPHVKLGSSFTKVHDFLTRFESIPDMLELDHLTVSGDVTFGKNVSLKGTVIIIANHGDRIDIPAGAVLENKIVSGNLRILDH, from the exons ATTTCCAAAAAGGACTTTGAGGGTTTTAAGAACCTCTTCCACAGATTCCTCCAGGTGAAAGGACCCTCTGTGAAATGGGACAAGATCCACAAGCCCCCAGAGGATCTG ATCCACCCCTATGACAAGATCAAGGCCCAGGTGCTGCCGGACAGCGTGGCGGCCAGCCTCAACAAGCTGGTGGTGGTCAAGCTCAACGGAGGCCTTGGCACCAGCATGGGCTGCAAGGGCCCCAAGAGTGTCATCAGTGTCCGCAATGAGAACACCTTCCTGGACCTCACTGTCCATCAAATAGAG CACTTAAACAAGACATTCAACGTGGACGTGCCTCTGGTTCTCATGAACTCCTTCAACACAGACGAGGACACCAAGAAGATCCTGCAGAAGTACACACACCACCGGGTGCACATCCACACGTTCAACCAGAGCag ATACCCGAGGATCAACAAGGAGTCCCTGCTGCCTGTGGCTAAGGACCTGGGGGTGCACGGCGACCACGGCGACGCCTGGTACCCGCCCGGCCACGGAGACATCTACGCCAGCTTTTACAACTCTGGCCTGCTGGACCAGCTGATTACCGCGGGCAAGGAGTACATCTTTGTGTCCAACATTGACAACCTGGGCGCCACCGTGGACCTGTTCATCCTCAACCACCTGATGACGCAGCCCAAAGACAAGCGCTGCGAGTTCATCATGGAGGTCACGGACAAGACCCGCGCAGATGTCAAG GGTGGCACGCTGATCCAGTACGACGACAAGCTGCGTCTGCTGGAGATTGCCCAGGTGCCCAAAGCCCACGTGGACGAGTTTAAGTCGGTCACCAAGTTCAAGATCTTCAACACCAACAACCTGTGGATCTCCCTGGCCGCCATTAAGAGGCTGCACGAGCAGAACGCCATGGACATGGAGATAATTGTCAACCCCAAG ACGCTGGACGGTGGTCTGAACGTGATCCAGTTAGAAACAGCGGTGGGCGCCGCGATCAAGGCCTTCGACAACGCCCTAGGTGTCAACGTGCCCCGTAGCCGTTTCCTTCCCGTAAAGACCTCGTCGGACCTGCTGCTGGTCATGTCCAACCTCTACAGCCTGGACGCCGGCTCGCTCACCATGAGCAAGAAGAGGGAGTTCCCCTCCACGCCACACGTCAAGCTGGGCAGCTCTTTCACCAAG GTCCATGACTTCCTGACGAGGTTTGAGAGCATCCCAGACATGCTAGAACTGGATCACCTGACAGTTTCAGGAGACGTCACCTTCGGAAAGAACGTCTCTCTCAAG GGAACTGTCATCATTATTGCCAATCACGGAGATAGGATTGATATTCCTGCCGGAGCGGTGCTGGAGAACAAGATTGTATCTGGCAACCTGCGCATCCTCGACCACTAA
- the LOC135539379 gene encoding UTP--glucose-1-phosphate uridylyltransferase-like isoform X3: MVNPHLQMLCGLDSNRAMRDYCVLGRIPHKIHPYDKIKAQVLPDSVAASLNKLVVVKLNGGLGTSMGCKGPKSVISVRNENTFLDLTVHQIEHLNKTFNVDVPLVLMNSFNTDEDTKKILQKYTHHRVHIHTFNQSRYPRINKESLLPVAKDLGVHGDHGDAWYPPGHGDIYASFYNSGLLDQLITAGKEYIFVSNIDNLGATVDLFILNHLMTQPKDKRCEFIMEVTDKTRADVKGGTLIQYDDKLRLLEIAQVPKAHVDEFKSVTKFKIFNTNNLWISLAAIKRLHEQNAMDMEIIVNPKTLDGGLNVIQLETAVGAAIKAFDNALGVNVPRSRFLPVKTSSDLLLVMSNLYSLDAGSLTMSKKREFPSTPHVKLGSSFTKVHDFLTRFESIPDMLELDHLTVSGDVTFGKNVSLKGTVIIIANHGDRIDIPAGAVLENKIVSGNLRILDH, from the exons ATGGTGAACCCACACCTTCAAATGCTGTGTGGTCTTGACTCCAACAGAGCCATGAGAGACTATTGTGTGTTGGGAAGGATCCCCCATAAG ATCCACCCCTATGACAAGATCAAGGCCCAGGTGCTGCCGGACAGCGTGGCGGCCAGCCTCAACAAGCTGGTGGTGGTCAAGCTCAACGGAGGCCTTGGCACCAGCATGGGCTGCAAGGGCCCCAAGAGTGTCATCAGTGTCCGCAATGAGAACACCTTCCTGGACCTCACTGTCCATCAAATAGAG CACTTAAACAAGACATTCAACGTGGACGTGCCTCTGGTTCTCATGAACTCCTTCAACACAGACGAGGACACCAAGAAGATCCTGCAGAAGTACACACACCACCGGGTGCACATCCACACGTTCAACCAGAGCag ATACCCGAGGATCAACAAGGAGTCCCTGCTGCCTGTGGCTAAGGACCTGGGGGTGCACGGCGACCACGGCGACGCCTGGTACCCGCCCGGCCACGGAGACATCTACGCCAGCTTTTACAACTCTGGCCTGCTGGACCAGCTGATTACCGCGGGCAAGGAGTACATCTTTGTGTCCAACATTGACAACCTGGGCGCCACCGTGGACCTGTTCATCCTCAACCACCTGATGACGCAGCCCAAAGACAAGCGCTGCGAGTTCATCATGGAGGTCACGGACAAGACCCGCGCAGATGTCAAG GGTGGCACGCTGATCCAGTACGACGACAAGCTGCGTCTGCTGGAGATTGCCCAGGTGCCCAAAGCCCACGTGGACGAGTTTAAGTCGGTCACCAAGTTCAAGATCTTCAACACCAACAACCTGTGGATCTCCCTGGCCGCCATTAAGAGGCTGCACGAGCAGAACGCCATGGACATGGAGATAATTGTCAACCCCAAG ACGCTGGACGGTGGTCTGAACGTGATCCAGTTAGAAACAGCGGTGGGCGCCGCGATCAAGGCCTTCGACAACGCCCTAGGTGTCAACGTGCCCCGTAGCCGTTTCCTTCCCGTAAAGACCTCGTCGGACCTGCTGCTGGTCATGTCCAACCTCTACAGCCTGGACGCCGGCTCGCTCACCATGAGCAAGAAGAGGGAGTTCCCCTCCACGCCACACGTCAAGCTGGGCAGCTCTTTCACCAAG GTCCATGACTTCCTGACGAGGTTTGAGAGCATCCCAGACATGCTAGAACTGGATCACCTGACAGTTTCAGGAGACGTCACCTTCGGAAAGAACGTCTCTCTCAAG GGAACTGTCATCATTATTGCCAATCACGGAGATAGGATTGATATTCCTGCCGGAGCGGTGCTGGAGAACAAGATTGTATCTGGCAACCTGCGCATCCTCGACCACTAA